GGCTCCGACCTGGCGGCCGGCGGTCCGACGTACGTCCACGGCGACAGCGCCGGTGGCAACCTCGCGCTGGTCGCCGCGCTGCGGCACCCGGGGCGCTTTGCGGCGGTGGTGCTGCACTACCCGTTCCTGGACCCGACGGCGGCGGGGGAGAGCTACGCGCTGGGCGCCGCCGCGGACTTCGACCCGCGCGAGGCCGCGTGGTACTGGCAGCAGTACGCCGCCACCGACGCCGACCGGACCGACCCGGACCTGGCCCCGCTGCTCAGCGACCGGCTCGGCACCCTGCCGCCGACGCTGGTCACCACCGCCGAGCACGACCCGCTGCGCGACGAGGGCGAGCTGCTGGCCGCGCGGATCGCCGAGGCCGGCGGGGACGTGACGTGCGTGCGCTACCTCGGACAGATCCACGGCTACTGGCGCCACCCGGTGTTCCCGGCGGCCGAGCAGGCGCTGCGGCAGACCTGCGCCTTCCTCCGCGGCCACGGCGTCGCCTGACCGGGGGAGGCCCCTGACAGGATGGCGGCATGCGCGTGCACCTCGGCTCCGACCACGCCGGCCTCGACCTCAAGGCGCACCTCGTCGCCTGGCTGACCGAGCACGGCTACGAGCCGGTGGACCACGGGCCGTTCGCCTACGACGCGCAGGACGACTACCCCGTCTTCTGCCTGCGCGCCGCCGAGGGCGTGGCCGTGGACCGCAAGGACGGCCTGGAGGACAGCCTGGGCGTGGTGATCGGCGGCTCCGGGAACGGCGAGCAGATCGCGGCCAACAAGGTGCCCGGCATCCGCTGTGCGCTGGCCTGGTCCGACGAGACGGCCACGCTGGCCCGCGAGCACAACGACGCCCACGTGGTCTCGGTGGGCGGGCGGATGCACCCGATCGAGGACATGACGCGCTTCGTCGAGATCTTCCTGGCCACGCCGTTCAGCGGCGAGGAGCGCCACGTGCGCCGGCTCGGCCAGGTCGCGGAGTACGAGAAGACCCGGGAGCTGCCGCCGCTGCCGGACTCGGCCCAGGGGCACGGCGGCCAGCAGACGCAGGGTCAGGATGCCTGAGGGGCACACGCTCCACCGTCTCGCCACCGCGCTCGACGGCGCGTTCGCCGGCCAGCAGCTCCGGGTCAGCAGCCCCCAGGGTCGGTTCGCGGACTCGGCCGCCCTGCTGGACGGGCGGGTGCTCGAGGGCGCGGAGTCGTGGGGCAAGCACCTGTGGCTGCGCTTCGCCGGCGGCGACCTGGTGCACGTGCACCTGGGGCTCTACGGGAAGTTCGACGTGCACCCGGACGTCCCGGTCGTGCCGGCACCGGTGGGCCAGGTCCGGCTGCGGCTGGTCTCGCGCACGGCGTACGCCGACCTGCGCGGGGCCACCGCCTGCGAGCTGCAGACGCCCGAGGAGCGCGCGGCGATCGTGGCCCGGCTCGGCCCGGACCCGCTGCGCCCGGACGCCGACGGCGGCGCGGCGTACGAAAGGATCCGGCGCAGCCGCGCGCCGCTCGGCGGGCTGCTCATGGACCAGTCGGTCGTCGCGGGGATCGGGAACGTCTACCGCGCCGAGCTGCTCTTCCGGCACCGCCTCGACCCGATGCGCCCGGGCACCAGCGTGCGGCCCGGGCGCTGGGCGGAGCTGTGGGACGACCTCGTCGGGCTCATGGCCGCCGGGGTGCGCGAGGGCGTGATCCGCACGGTGCGGCCCGAGCACCTGACGCAGGAGGAGCTCACGAACGGTCAGCGCGTGTCCTACGTCTACCGCCGCGCCGGCGAGCCCTGCCGGGTCTGCGGCACGCGGGTGCGGACCGCGGAGCTCCAGGGCCGCAACCTCTACTGGTGTCCTCGATGCCAGCCCCGGTTCCCGCTCGCGCGCCGTACAGTGATCGCGACCGGCCCGACGGACGCCAGGGAGCAGCGATGAGCACCGACGTGCGGCCCTCGCGCGCGCGTGCCTCGGAGGTCTCCGCCCCGCGGCACACCGTGCGGCGCTTCGCGCGGCGCGGTGCCTACCAGGACACCAAGCTGCTGCTCGCGCTGTCGCTGCTGCCGCTGGCCATCGTGGTCGGGGTCGTCATCTCGCCGGTCAACGTGCCGTTCACCAGCCTCATGGTCCCGCTGCTGCTCGGCAGCCTGCTGCTCACGCCGCGCCTGCTGCCGTACTTCTGCGTCTACCTCTTCGGTGCGCTCATGGTCTCCCTGGCCGCGCAGGAGAGCGTCACGCTCAAGACCTACGGCGCGGTCGGCATCCAGGTGCTGATGTGCCTGATCGTGCTGGCCTTCGCGCTGCGCCGCCAGCGGCTCGGCGTGGCCGGCGCGATCGGCGAGTCGATGTTCGTCGACCTGCGCGACCGGATCCTCCAGCAGGGCGGCATCCCCGAGCTCGCGGCCGGCTGGCACGCCGAGTCCGCGCTCCGCTCCGCCGGCGGTACGCCGTTCGCCGGCGACTTCATCGTCGCCTGCACCACACCCGGCCGCCTGCACCTGGTGGTCGTCGACGTCTCCGGCAAGGGCGAGGAGGCCGGCACCCGCGCCCTGCTGCTCTCCGGCGCCTTCGGCGGCCTGCTCGGCGCGCTGCCGCCCGAGCAGTTCCTGACCGCCGCCAACGACTACCTGCTGCGCCAGGACTGGGACGAGGGCTTCGCCACCGCCGTCCACCTGACCCTCGACCTCGACGACGGCTCGTTCGAGGTCCGCAGCGCCGGCCACCCGCCCGCCGCCCTGCGCCACGCCGGCGCCGGCCGCTGGGGCGTGCTCACCAGCGAGGGCCCGGTCCTCGGCCTGATGCCCGACGCGGACTTCGTCACCGCCCACGGCCGCATCGGCCACCAGGACGCCCTGCTGCTCTACACCGACGGCATGGTCGAGGAGCCCCGCCGCGACATCGACCTGGGCCTCGACCGGATGCTCGGCGAGGCCGAGCACCTGCTCCGCGGCGGCGTCGAGGGCGCTGCCCGCCGGATGGTCGACGCCCTCGGCTCACGCGACGACGACCGCGCCGTGGTCGTCATCGCTCGTCGCTAGCTCGACTCGACCCGACGACCACCGCGCGGCCGTCGCCGCGCGAGTGCGGGGGCGCCTCCCACCCCCTGGGCGGCGCCCTCGACGCCGCCGCGGAGCAGGTGCTCGGCCTCGCCGAGCATCCGGTCGAGGCCAGGTCGACGTCGCGCACCGTCGCGTCGGCCGCGCCAGCGCCCGCCGGTGCTGCGGGCCGTGCGGGCGGCGTTCCGGAGCAGCCGCGGCCGGCGGCGCGAGCGCGCCGTGCAGGCGCCGGTTCGTCGGGGGAGCGTCCGGACCGCTAGATTTCGACGGTCTCCGGCCCGCGCCGGAGCGCGCGGATGTAGCTCAATGGTAGAGCCCCAGTCTTCCAAACTGGCTACGCGGGTTCGATTCCCGTCATCCGCTCCAGGCAGGGTCCGAGGCAGCTCGGGGCCGGTCTGGCGGGGCGTAGCGTAGTGGCTAGCGCGCCTGCTTTGGGAGCAGGAGACCGCAGGTTCGAGTCCTGTCGCCCCGACCAGCAGCACCGCAGGTCAGAGGTCGTTCCCGCACTCGTCGGGAGCGGCCTCTGCGGTCCGGGCCGGTCCGACGGCCGCCGCTCTCGTATCGAGTCGTGTCCGAGGTCCTCACCGCCGCCGACCGGGTGCGCCTGGGCCGTCGCGCCCAGCTGCTCGCCGGGGCCTCGGTGACCTACACCGTCCTCGAGGCCGTCGTCGCGATCACGGCGGGGTCGTCGCCGGTTCGGTCGCGCTCGTGGGCTTCGGTCTCGACTCGGTCGTGGAGGTGTCCTCCGGGCTGATCATCCTGTGGCAGTTCCGCCACGTGGTCCCCGAGTCCCGCGAGCGCACCGCCCTGCGCCTCATGGCGGTGTCCTTCTTCGCCCTCGCGCTCTACGTGGGCGTCCAGTCGGTCCGCTCGCTGACGAGCGACCGGGAGCCGGACACCTCCACGGTCGGCATCGTGCTGGCCGCGGCGTCGCTGGTGATCATGCCCAACCTGTCGTGGGCGCAGCGGCGCACCGGGCGGGCGCTGGGGTCCGGCGCCGTGGTCGCCGACTCGACCCAGACGCTCCTGTGCACCTACCTGTCGGCGGTGCTGCTGGTCGGCCTGGTCCTCGACGCCTCGCTGGGGTGGTCGTGGGCCGATCCCCTCGCCGGCCTGGTCATCGCGGCCGTGGCGGTGCGCGAAGGTGTCCAGGCCTGGCGCGGCGAGGGGTGCTGCGCACCCGGCCCCGCCGGGGGTCCCGCCAGGGCGGCGTGCACGGACGGGTGCTGCGCCGAGGACGTGGTGGCGGGGCCGCTGCTCACCGTCCGGACGCCCTCCCAGGGCTGACGGCGCACCCGACCCCGCCGAGCGCGATTCGTGGCCCTGTGGGTGGCGTCGATACGATGGAACGTCGCCCGGCAGGGCGAGACGTCCAGACGTGGCCGAGTGCGGCCCCAGGAGGAGATCAAGCAGTGAAGAGCGCCGTCGAGACCTTGAGCCCGACCCGGGCCAAGCTGACCGTCGAGGTGCCCTTCGAGGAGCTCAAGCCGAGCCTCGACGCGGCGTACAAGCAGATCGCGAAGCAGATCAACGTGCCGGGGTTCCGGCGCGGCAAGGTGCCGCCGGCGGTGATCGACCGTCAGGTCGGCCGCGAGGCGGTGCTGGACCAGGCGATCAACGACGTCCTCCCCCAGAAGTACATGGAGGCCCTCCAGGACAACTCCCTCGAGCCGCTGGCGCAGCCGGAGATCGAGGTCACCAAGCACGGCGACGACGGGTTGGAGTTCACCGCCGAGGTCGACGTCAAGCCGGAGATCACGCTGCCGGAGTACGCCGGCCTCGAGGCCTCGGTGGACGACCTGACGGTCAGCGACCAGGACGTCGAGGAGCAGGTGCAGGCGCTGCGCGAGCGGTTCGCCACCCTGTCCGACGTGGAGCGGCCGGCGGCCGACGGTGACTTCGTGGTCATCGACCTCACCGCGACCCGCGACGGCGAGGTCGTGGACGGCGCCGAGCTGACCGGCATGAGCTACCAGGTCGGTCGCGGCGGGATGATCGACGGCCTCGACGACGCGCTCGCCGGCATGGCCGCCGGCGAGGAGAAGACCTTCCAGACCCAGCTGGTCGGCGGCGACCTGATCGGGCAGGAGGTCGACGTCCAGGTCAAGGTGACCCAGGTCCAGGAGCAGGAGCTACCGGAGCTCGACGACGACTTCGCCCAGGACGCCTCGGAGTTCGAGACCCTGGCCGAGCTGCAGGACGACGTCCGCGAGCGGCTCACCCGCGGCAAGCGGCTCGAGCAGGCCGCGGCCGCCCGGGACGCGGTGCTCGAGGCACTGCTGGAGAAGATGGAGATCCCGCTGCCCGAGGGGGATCGTCACCGACGAGCTCAACGCGCGCCGGCAGAGCATCGAGCAGCAGCTGGTGTACTCCGGCATGACGATGGACGCCTACCTCGAGGAGCAGGGCCAGACCCAGGAGGAGTTCGAGGCCGACCTCGAGCGCCGGGTCCGCGACGCGGTCGCCGCCCAGTTCGTCCTCGACGAGATCGCCAAGCAGGAGGCGTTCGGCGTCGACCAGGGCGAGCTCTCCGAGCACCTGGTCCGGCGGGCCCAGCAGTCGGGCCAGGACCCGCAGGAGTTCGCCAACCACATGTTCGAGCACAACCACATCCCCGAGCTGGTGCAGGAGATCCTGCGCGGCAAGGCGCTGGCCCAGATCGTCGAGGGCGCGAGCGTCACCGACGAGTCGGGCCAGCCGGTGGAGCTCAAGAACCTCCGCCCGGACGGCACCATCGGTGAGCCCGAGGCCGAGGGCGACACCGACGGCGACACCGACGGCGAGGCCGAGGCCGGCACCGGGGACGCCGCCGAGGACGAGGACGACGCGAAGTAGCCCACCCCCTGGGGTGACCAGACCACGCGTTCCGTAGGTTTGGCTGCGTCCCGGACGGTCGATCATCCGTCCGGGACGCACACAACTGCGGAACGCGCAGGGACACGAGGTTCTGGGGATCGTGACTGGGGCGAACGACGACGACGCGTGGCGACCGCCACAGGCGCCGGCACGCCCCGCCGAGGAGCTCGAGGGCTACGCCGACCTGGTCGAGATCGGCCGCGGCGGCGACTCGGTCGTCTACCGCGCCCGTGACCTCGCGGTCGACCGCGAGGTGGCCATCAAGGTCCTCGCCGTAGACGACCCCGGCCGGGTCGACCGGTTCGTTCGCGAGATCGAGATCACCGTCGCGCTGGGCCGCCAGCACCCGAACATCGTCACCGTCCTCGCGGTGGGCACCACCGCGAGCGGACGCCCGGCGATCGTCATGGACTTCTACGAGCGCGGCAGCCTGCACGACCAGCTCCGCGAGCGCGGGCCGATGGCCGTCGACGAGGCGGTGGCCGCGATGGTCGTGGTCGCCGACGCGCTGGCCTTCGCCCACGCGCACGGCGTGCTGCACCGCGACGTGAAGCCGCAGAACGTCCTGGTCCTGCCGACCTCGTGGGTGCTGGCCGACTTCGGCATCGCCCGGCTCGTCGACACCGAGCACACCGCGTCGGTGGAGACCTTCACCTACCGCCACGCCTCGCCCCAGCTGCTGGACGGGATGGCACCGACCGCGGCCGACGACCTCTGGGCGCTCGGCTCGACGCTGTTCACCCTGCTCGACGGCCGCCCGCCGTTCGCCAGCGACGACCCCGACGACGACTCGGCGCTGGCCTACCTGCGCCGGGTCCGCACCGAGGAGCGCCGGCCCCTCGAGCACCACCGTGGCCAGGGCGACACCACGGCGGTGCTGGGCATCGTCGACCGCTGCCTGGCCAAGGACCTCGACCAGCGCTGGGCCTCGGCCGGTGAGGTGCGCGACGCCCTGGCCGAGGTGCGGGTGCACGGCTGGGAGCCGGGCGCGCCCGTCGTCCCGCTGAGCGCGGGCCCGGGCGCGGCCACCGGCACGGCGCTGGCCCCGACGCCCACGCCGGTGCCGGCCACGACCCGGGTCGACCCCGAGCCCGAGCCGACCGGGGGCAAGCACGCCGCCCGCGCCGAGGAGCCGCCTCCGCCCGCCGAGCCGTCCCCGCTGGCCCTGTCGGTGCTGGCCCACGGCGCGCAGCCGGTCGACGAGGAGCCCACCGGCACCGCGCTGGCGCCCCGGACCGGGGGAGGAGCGGTCCCGCCCCGCCCGCCCGAGGAGGAGCGGCCCGTCGACCCGGGCGCGCGCCGCCGCCGCCGCACGCTGCTCGTGCTGGCCGCGGTGGCCCTGCTCGTCGGCGGCACCCTGGGACTGTTCGGCTCCGCGCTGCGCGGTGGTGACGACGACGACCGGGCCGAGGACCCCGGACCGACCGCCGGGCCGGTGCAGACCGGCGAGCCGGTGCCGACGCTGAGCAGCGCGCCGACCGTCAGCGGCGACCCGCAGCCGCGGATCCCCGACCCCCAGCTCACCTTCGACTTCCTCGACATCACCGACGACGGGCTCACGCTGGCCCTCCGGTGGAACGACCCCAGCGACGGCGAGGGCCGCTTCGTGCTCACCGAGACCTCGCCGGAGAAGAACGTCCTCAAGCAGTTCTCGCCCGGCGTCACCGAGGCCGAGCTGTCCTACCCGATGTCGGTGGGCGACCGGTCCTGCTTCGTGCTGTCGGTGGTGATGCCGGACGGCCGCTTCGGGGTCGCCCAACCGCAGCCACGCTGCGTCACGCCGAAGTAGGCCCCCGCCGGACCGCTCAGCGCAGCAGCACGCGCGGGTCGACCCACCACCACCAGCGGCGCCACGCCGGCACGCTCGACCGCGCCGCGCGTCGTACGTCGGCCAGGGCCGTGCGCAGCCGGTCGCCGGCGCTCGGCTCGGCGCCGCCCGGTCCGAACACCGTCCGCTCGGCCGAGTCGGCGACGGTGCGCGCCGCGCTGGTGCCGAAGCGCGCGTCCGCGGCGTCGGCCAGGTCGGTGGCGGGCAGCGTGCGGTCGACGGGTACGCCGGCCAGGGCCAGCGTGTCGAGCACCTCGGCCCACGCGCCGGGGGCGCCGCGGCGCAGGTGGCGCACCGAGCGCAGGCGCCGCAGGGCGAGAACGAGCAGCAGCAGGACCAGCACGGTCGCGCCGGCCCCCAGCGCGAGGGTCGCAGCGCCGACGCCGCCCCCGGAGTCCCCGGCGGCCGGCCGCGGGGCCGCGGCGTCGTCGTCCTGCGGCGATGCGCCCGCCTCCGTCGGCTGCTCCTGGGGCGCGGGTGGCCCGTCGCTGTCCGGCACCGGCGGCTGCGCGACCGTGGGCCGGCTGCTGCCGATCGCGGAGTCGGTGGGCGTGGGGTTGAACGGCACCCAGCCGAGCCCGTCGAAGTACACCTCGGGCCAGGCCAGCGCGTCGCGGCCGTGGACCACGAGCGTGCCGTCGCGGTCCGGGTCGCCCGGCCCGAAGCCGACCACGAGCCGCGTCGGGAGCCCGGCGTCGCGGGCCAGCAGCGCGAAGGCGGTGGCGAACTGCTCCGACGTCCCCGTCCGCGCGCCCGGCGTGCCCGGCTCGCCGAACAGGAACTGCTCGATGCGCCAGAACGCCGACCCGGAGGCCGCGCGGGCGGTCAGCTTGCGGTTGTGCGAGACCGCGCTCTCGATGGCCAGCGCGGTCTCGTACGGCGACCCGGCGCCCCGGGTGATCCGGGCGCCGTAGGTCGAGATGGACAGGGGGAGCTCCGGCTGCCGGAGGTACGCCGCCGCGTCGCCCCCGGTCGGGACGGTGGCGGACAGCAGGTCGTCGGGGTCGGGCGCGTCGGCCACCCCGGTCACGTCGTAGCGGGTCCCGGTGCCGGCCCGGCCGTCGTACACGGTGCCGGACTCGAGGTCGACCGCCGCGTCGCGGGCGCTGACCGCGACCGGGTCGCCGGGGGTGGGCAGCCAGGGACCGCCGAGCGCGTCGAGCTGCACGCGCAGGTCGGAGCGTTGCCGCAGCCGGCCGTCGGGCAGCGACTTCTCGCCGGGCGAGCCGAGCGGGGAGTAGCGCGTGGAGGCCTGCCACTGGGTGCCGTCGTAGTCGCGCAGGGTGACCAGCCGCAGCGGCACGGGGTCGCCCTGGACCCGGAACAGCTCGGCGTCGGGGTTGGCCGCCCAGGCGCCGAGGCGGGGCAGCGGGCTGGGCAGCTCGACGGACAGGACGGGAGCGTCGACGTGGTCGCGCGGCTCGAAGGCGTTGCCCACCGGCACCAGCGCGACGCCGGCGACGACCACGGCGAGCCCGGCGACGACCGGCAGCCCGGTGGCGATCCGGCGGCGGGCGTCGTCGGGCCGGTGGTCGAGCAGCACCCAACCCGCCACGGCCAGCGCGACCAGCAGCACAGCGAGCAGCCCGTGCGGGTCGGTCGCGCCGGCGCTGAGCAGCGCGCCCGCGACGTACAGCACGACGGCGCCGGCCACCGGACCGACGCGGGTGCGGGCGTCGAGGCGTAGCCCGGCCAGCAGCGAGACCAGGGCGACGAGCACCAGGGGCGCGGTGAGCAGGTCGGCGCGCGCGGCGTAGGGCAGCGGCTCGGTGAGCAGCCGCGGGACGGCGTCGCCCAGGCTCTCCACCAGGGTGCCGTCGGTCCCGGCGGTCATGAGGTACGCCGTGAGGACGAGCAGCGCCGTCAGCACGGCCGCGGCGGGCCAGCGCGGCACGCCGAGCCACACCACGACGCGCAGCAGGACCAGCGGCAGCACCGCACCGAGCAGGAGGACGACGGTCGCGACCCAGGAGTCCCAGACGCCGGCGATGGCCAGGCTGCCGGTGGCCACCAGACAGGCCGCCCAGGTCGTGGCGGCCACGGAGGTCTTCCAGGAGCCGGTCACGGTCGCAGCACCCGGTCCCAGGTCCGGGCCAGCGCGGTGGCGTCCTCGCCGCGCAGGACCAGGAGTCCGGCGTGGTCCTCGCTGACCACGGTGGCGCTCGGGTCGACCACGGCGTGCACGGTGCGCGCGGGTGAGCCGGAGTCGAGCAGCCGGCGCAGGGCGGGCTCGTCGGCGCCCGGGCCGCTGACCGCGACGGCCACGTCGGCGCTGTCGGTCTCGACCGTGGCGGGCAGCCCGGCCTCGACCAGCTCGATCTCGGCCAGCAGCCACTCCAGCTCGTGGGCCTCGTGCTGCGGCTGGCCCGTGGGCGAGCCCGGGACCTCGACCTGGTGGCGGCCGCTGGTGGTCAGGAAGCGCACCGGGTGGCCCTCGGCGGCGGCGGACCGGCAGAGCGCGGCGGCCAGCTCGACGGCGTCCTCGAAGGTCTGGTCGTCGCGCTCGGCGCGGGGCCGCCCGGACCGGTAGCCCGCGGCGGTGTCGTCGAGGACCACGCGCACGTGCGGCTCGGCGGGGTCGACGTCCTCGCGCACCATGAGCGAGCCGGTGCGGGCGCTGGTGGCCCAGTGCAGGCGGCGCAGGTCGTCGCCCATGGCGTACTCGTGCAGGCCCACCAGGTCGGTGCCGCCCAGCTCCCAGGCGGTCTCGGCGCCGCGGGCGGAGCGGCGGGTGCCGGTCGGCATCCCGGACACCGGCACGCGGCGGGGCAGGACGCGGACCAGGTCGGTGCGCCCGACCCAGACGGTGTGGTCGGCGAGCCCGGCCAGCCCGACCCGCCGGAGCCGGACCGGGCCGACCTCGACCAGGCCGCGACGGCCGGTGGGGATGGGGTAGGGCACGCTCACCGTCTCGGCGCGGGCCGCCTCGGGCAGCGGGACGGGGACCAGCGCGCCCTCGACGGTGTCGCTGACCTCGAGCCGGGCCAGGCCACGGTGCCGGCGGCCGGTGACGGCCAGGGTGGCGCGGCAGTCGTCGTGGCGCACGACGACCGCGGGGGTGACGGTGCGGCGCACCACGAGGTCGGGCGGCGCCACGACGGCGAGGACCTCGAGCGCCAGCGCGAGCAGCAGCGCACCGCCCAGCGCGGCGACGAGCGGGTAGTGCAGCCCGAGACCGAGCACGAGCATCCCGAGGGCCAGCGCGCCGACCAGCCAGCCCCGGCTGGTGACGGCGGCCCTCCCGGCGCGGCGGGCCACGTCTCAGGCCCGGTCGGGCTGCGGCGGGGGCACCGCCTCCAGCGCGTCCTGGACGACGGCGCTCGGCGTGTGCCCGGCCAGCGCGGCGTCGCGGGTGAGCACCGTGCGGTGCGCGAGGACGGGTACGGCGAGCCGCTGCACGTCGCTGGGCACCACGTAGTTGCGGCCCTGCGCCGCGGCGTACACCTGCAGGCAGCGGACCAGCGCCTTGAGCCCGCGGGTGCTGGCGCCCAGCCGGACGCGCGGGTCCTCGCGGACGGCCACGCCGAGGTCGCGCACGTAGCGCAGCAGCAGGTCGGCCACGTGCAGCGTCTCGAGCTGGCGGATGGTCATCGCGACCTCGTCGGGCGAGGTCACCCGGGCCACCTCGCCGACGTGGCCGGCGGTGCTGCCGGGCCGCAGCACCTCGATCTCGTGCTCGGCGTCGGGGAAGCCGAGGGTGACCCGGACCAGGAACCGGTCGAGCTGCGCCTCGGGCAGCCGGTAGGTGCCGTCGAGGTCGACAGGGTTCTGGGTCGCGATCACCACGAACGGGTCGGGGACCGGGTGGGTCTCGCCGTCCACGGTCACCGTCCGCTCCTGCATCACCTCGAGCAGGGAGGACTGGGTCTTGGCCGCGGCCCGGTTGATCTCGTCGGCCAGCAGCACGTGGCCGAAGACCGGACCGGGCCGGAACCGGATCTCACCGTCGCGCGGGTCGAACACCGTGGTGCCCGTGACGTCGCTGGGCAGCAGGTCCGGGGTGAACTGCACCCGCCGCACCTGCCCGCCGAGCGCCTGGCCCACGGCCCGGGCCAGCGTGGTCTTGCCGGTGCCGGGCACGTCCTCGAGCAGGACGTGGCCCTCGGCGAAGACCGAGACCAGGACCAGGTCGATGGTGGCGCGCTTGCCGTGCAGCGCCGCCTCGACCGCGTCACCGAGCCGCTGGTGGAGCTGGCGGAACGCGGCGACGTCGGCCTCGGTCGGCGTCGGGGAGTCGGCCAGAGCGGTCACGGGTGTCCTCCTGTGCTCATGGCAGCTGGCAGCCCTCGCACACCGGCTGCTGGGTCGTCGTCCACTGGTAGGGCGCGCTGTCGACCGAGCCGCGGGGTCCCTCGGCGTGGAAGACGATCGAGTGGGTCGTCGTGCCGTCGGACCCGGGCTCGTAGAGGTAGCCGTTGCGGATGTCGACCTGCACGCTGCCCTGGCCGCACGGGAAGGTCCCGGTCTGGGCCCCGTTGGTGTTGCCGGTGTGGGTCCACGAGCAGGTCCCGGCGAAGGTCCGCCAGCTGTCCGGGGCGGCGAGGGTGAGGGTCGTGGTGCCGTTGCCCTCGACGTCGACCCCGCTCCACTGGGTGCTGTCGCCGGCGACCAGCTGCGCACCGCCCTCGGGCAGCGGCGGCGGGGTCGGCCCGGTGTAGGTGAGCTGGGCGGTGGCCACCGCGCCCGAGCCGCGGGCGTTGCGGGCCGTCACCGACACCGTCGACGGGGTCGGGTCGCAGTAGGTCTGGCCGCAGTCGACGGTGAGCTGCGCGGTGGTGCCCTTCACGGTCACGGTGTGCACGCCGTACTGGTCCTTGGCCTGGACGGTGTAGTCCAGGACTTCGGAGCCGTTGGCGGTCGCGGGCTGCCACTTCAGCGAGTACGTCGCCGCGGTGTCGGACGCGGTGCCGACGACGGTGCCCTCGAGCCGCGTGGGCGCACCCGGCCGGTCGGCGGTGCTGACCGGGGCGGAGGGCGCCGAGACCTGCGGCGACGAGCCGGCCTTGAGCGCGGTGACCGTGAAGCGGTGCGCGCCGATGGGGACGGTCACCGAGGCCTGCCGGACGCCGGCGCTGACCGCGGCCAGCGAGGTCGGCGAGCCGGCCTCCTGGACCGAGAAGCCGTCGACCGGGGTGCGGCTGTCGAAGACCCAGGTGACCTGGACCTCGCCGGACTGCAGCTGGGTCGCGGTGACCCCGGTGGGCGCCGGCAGCTGCTGGCCACCGCCGCCTCCGCCGCCCCCGCCGCCGGGCGGGGTGCTGGTCGGGGTGCTCGTCGGAGTACCGCCACCACCGCCGCCGTGGTTGCCGCCGCCGCCGTGGTTGCCGCCGTGGTTGCCGCCACCGCCGCCGGGGATGGTCAGGATGCCGCCGGAGGGCGAGCCGGACGGGGAGCCCGAGGGCGAGCCCGTCGGGGTGGTGGGCGGGTTGGACGAGGGGTTGCTCGACGGCGTCTGGATCGTGGCCGGCGGGTTGGACGGGGTGCTGGGCGGCGGGTCGGACTGCGGGCCGCTGCCCG
This genomic window from Nocardioides anomalus contains:
- a CDS encoding cation transporter; its protein translation is MGFGLDSVVEVSSGLIILWQFRHVVPESRERTALRLMAVSFFALALYVGVQSVRSLTSDREPDTSTVGIVLAAASLVIMPNLSWAQRRTGRALGSGAVVADSTQTLLCTYLSAVLLVGLVLDASLGWSWADPLAGLVIAAVAVREGVQAWRGEGCCAPGPAGGPARAACTDGCCAEDVVAGPLLTVRTPSQG
- a CDS encoding serine/threonine-protein kinase; translated protein: MTGANDDDAWRPPQAPARPAEELEGYADLVEIGRGGDSVVYRARDLAVDREVAIKVLAVDDPGRVDRFVREIEITVALGRQHPNIVTVLAVGTTASGRPAIVMDFYERGSLHDQLRERGPMAVDEAVAAMVVVADALAFAHAHGVLHRDVKPQNVLVLPTSWVLADFGIARLVDTEHTASVETFTYRHASPQLLDGMAPTAADDLWALGSTLFTLLDGRPPFASDDPDDDSALAYLRRVRTEERRPLEHHRGQGDTTAVLGIVDRCLAKDLDQRWASAGEVRDALAEVRVHGWEPGAPVVPLSAGPGAATGTALAPTPTPVPATTRVDPEPEPTGGKHAARAEEPPPPAEPSPLALSVLAHGAQPVDEEPTGTALAPRTGGGAVPPRPPEEERPVDPGARRRRRTLLVLAAVALLVGGTLGLFGSALRGGDDDDRAEDPGPTAGPVQTGEPVPTLSSAPTVSGDPQPRIPDPQLTFDFLDITDDGLTLALRWNDPSDGEGRFVLTETSPEKNVLKQFSPGVTEAELSYPMSVGDRSCFVLSVVMPDGRFGVAQPQPRCVTPK
- a CDS encoding trigger factor, which codes for MYSGMTMDAYLEEQGQTQEEFEADLERRVRDAVAAQFVLDEIAKQEAFGVDQGELSEHLVRRAQQSGQDPQEFANHMFEHNHIPELVQEILRGKALAQIVEGASVTDESGQPVELKNLRPDGTIGEPEAEGDTDGDTDGEAEAGTGDAAEDEDDAK
- a CDS encoding PP2C family protein-serine/threonine phosphatase; amino-acid sequence: MSTDVRPSRARASEVSAPRHTVRRFARRGAYQDTKLLLALSLLPLAIVVGVVISPVNVPFTSLMVPLLLGSLLLTPRLLPYFCVYLFGALMVSLAAQESVTLKTYGAVGIQVLMCLIVLAFALRRQRLGVAGAIGESMFVDLRDRILQQGGIPELAAGWHAESALRSAGGTPFAGDFIVACTTPGRLHLVVVDVSGKGEEAGTRALLLSGAFGGLLGALPPEQFLTAANDYLLRQDWDEGFATAVHLTLDLDDGSFEVRSAGHPPAALRHAGAGRWGVLTSEGPVLGLMPDADFVTAHGRIGHQDALLLYTDGMVEEPRRDIDLGLDRMLGEAEHLLRGGVEGAARRMVDALGSRDDDRAVVVIARR
- a CDS encoding alpha/beta hydrolase; the protein is MALYPEARRAVEAAQGEPQVHDDGYDVAAARAANRAAALAEEPLELAEIRDLDAAGVPVRLYRPAGADPGLVVHLHGGGFVFHDLDVHDRVCRRFADRLGMAVLSVDYRLAPEHPFPAAPDDVDTVLAWLRGSDLAAGGPTYVHGDSAGGNLALVAALRHPGRFAAVVLHYPFLDPTAAGESYALGAAADFDPREAAWYWQQYAATDADRTDPDLAPLLSDRLGTLPPTLVTTAEHDPLRDEGELLAARIAEAGGDVTCVRYLGQIHGYWRHPVFPAAEQALRQTCAFLRGHGVA
- a CDS encoding ribose-5-phosphate isomerase; translated protein: MRVHLGSDHAGLDLKAHLVAWLTEHGYEPVDHGPFAYDAQDDYPVFCLRAAEGVAVDRKDGLEDSLGVVIGGSGNGEQIAANKVPGIRCALAWSDETATLAREHNDAHVVSVGGRMHPIEDMTRFVEIFLATPFSGEERHVRRLGQVAEYEKTRELPPLPDSAQGHGGQQTQGQDA
- a CDS encoding Fpg/Nei family DNA glycosylase yields the protein MPEGHTLHRLATALDGAFAGQQLRVSSPQGRFADSAALLDGRVLEGAESWGKHLWLRFAGGDLVHVHLGLYGKFDVHPDVPVVPAPVGQVRLRLVSRTAYADLRGATACELQTPEERAAIVARLGPDPLRPDADGGAAYERIRRSRAPLGGLLMDQSVVAGIGNVYRAELLFRHRLDPMRPGTSVRPGRWAELWDDLVGLMAAGVREGVIRTVRPEHLTQEELTNGQRVSYVYRRAGEPCRVCGTRVRTAELQGRNLYWCPRCQPRFPLARRTVIATGPTDAREQR